One stretch of Acidimicrobiales bacterium DNA includes these proteins:
- a CDS encoding AAA family ATPase, whose protein sequence is MALREPDPQADVLTRVQANIERVIQGKGSVVRLLLLCLVAEGHLLLEDVPGVGKTSLAKALAASLDCTFGRVQFTPDLLPSDVVGVNVWSRAEGRFEFRPGPIFAGVVLGDEINRASPKTQSALLEAMGERQVTVDGVTYPMAPPFMVIATQNPIEHEGTYPLPESQLDRFLMRLSVGYPSRESEIDVLEAHGDRDPLADLEPVAGTADIAALAAAARSVHVAPALREYLVDLADASRHHPQLALGMSPRASLGLQRVARARAAAAGREFVVPDDLKALAHPVLDHRLLLTPEAQIQGYRSADAVDDLLRTVPLPTGRG, encoded by the coding sequence ATGGCGCTGCGCGAGCCCGACCCGCAGGCGGACGTGCTGACGCGCGTCCAGGCCAACATCGAGCGGGTCATCCAGGGCAAGGGCAGCGTGGTGCGCCTCCTGCTCCTGTGCCTCGTCGCCGAGGGCCACCTCCTGCTCGAGGACGTGCCGGGCGTCGGCAAGACCAGCCTGGCCAAGGCGCTGGCCGCATCGCTCGACTGCACGTTCGGGCGGGTGCAGTTCACGCCCGACCTGCTGCCCTCCGACGTCGTGGGAGTCAACGTGTGGAGCCGCGCCGAAGGGCGCTTCGAGTTCCGGCCGGGGCCGATCTTCGCCGGCGTGGTCCTGGGCGACGAGATCAACCGGGCGTCGCCGAAGACGCAATCGGCCCTTCTCGAGGCGATGGGCGAGCGACAGGTGACCGTCGACGGCGTCACCTACCCGATGGCCCCGCCCTTCATGGTGATCGCCACCCAGAACCCCATCGAGCACGAGGGCACCTACCCCCTGCCCGAGAGCCAGCTCGACCGCTTCTTGATGCGGCTCTCGGTCGGCTACCCGTCGCGCGAGTCGGAGATCGACGTGCTCGAGGCGCACGGCGACCGCGACCCCCTCGCCGACCTCGAGCCGGTCGCGGGCACGGCGGACATCGCCGCCCTCGCCGCCGCGGCCCGCTCGGTCCACGTGGCCCCCGCCCTACGCGAGTACCTGGTCGACCTCGCCGACGCGTCGAGGCACCACCCCCAGCTCGCCCTCGGCATGTCCCCGCGTGCCAGCCTGGGCCTCCAGCGGGTGGCCCGGGCTCGGGCCGCGGCCGCCGGGCGCGAGTTCGTCGTCCCGGACGACCTCAAGGCCCTGGCGCATCCCGTGCTCGACCACCGGCTCCTGCTCACTCCCGAGGCCCAGATCCAGGGATACCGGAGCGCCGACGCGGTCGACGACCTGCTGCGGACCGTCCCCCTCCCCACCGGCCGGGGGTAG
- a CDS encoding penicillin-binding protein 2, with the protein MFVLFLFSLLLVRVAELQTVSPERYVAFGEQQRVRSIDLPAARGSILDRNGEDLALSVNQTTVYANPQEIADPVAAAAHLAPVLAMDQNELIEKLSDDSEFVYLVRQQPDELGEAVDELAIEGVHLMDEPARFEPSGDLARSVIGTVGVDNTGLSGVEQQYEDALTGTPGELTVERAPDGDTISSGDRHLTPAQQGDSLVLTLDRGMQFEAERVLAEQVDATGALGGIAVVSRVGTGEVLAMANVEATQNDDGSRGPAVPSSNNRAVTAMFEPGSVNKVVTMAAAIEEGVVEPATRFMVPDGLQVADHLFTDHDPHPLVNWSVNDILTQSSNVGTIMVAQELGAERLDEYMRRFGFGQPTALGFPNEAAGITLPLDEWSGTSIGSIPIGQGISVTALQMMSAFNVVANDGVYVPPRLVLARVAEDGARQGIDAPEPHRVISTSTARQLSTMMMSVVDTGTGTSAAIPGYHVAGKTGTARKPQDTGGYEDAAGNYHYVATFAGFVPAEDPELSMIVVLDEPTSSIYGGEVSAPVFAQLGQYALARYGIAPPAQLAPVSLPSAAVDPSQDGLGTPVP; encoded by the coding sequence GTGTTCGTCCTCTTCCTGTTCAGCCTGCTGCTCGTGCGCGTCGCCGAGCTCCAGACCGTGAGCCCCGAGCGCTACGTGGCCTTCGGCGAGCAGCAGCGGGTCCGCTCCATCGACCTCCCCGCGGCCCGCGGGTCGATCCTCGACCGCAACGGGGAGGACCTCGCCCTCAGCGTCAACCAGACCACGGTGTACGCCAACCCCCAGGAGATCGCCGACCCCGTGGCGGCCGCCGCGCACCTGGCCCCGGTGCTGGCCATGGACCAGAACGAGCTGATCGAGAAGCTGAGCGACGACAGCGAGTTCGTGTACCTCGTCCGCCAACAGCCCGACGAGCTGGGTGAGGCCGTGGACGAGCTCGCCATCGAGGGCGTGCACCTCATGGACGAGCCCGCCCGCTTCGAGCCCTCGGGTGACCTCGCCCGCTCGGTCATCGGCACCGTCGGGGTCGACAACACCGGGCTCTCGGGCGTCGAGCAGCAGTACGAGGACGCCCTCACCGGCACTCCCGGCGAGCTGACCGTCGAGCGGGCGCCCGACGGCGACACCATCTCTTCCGGCGACCGCCACCTCACGCCCGCGCAGCAGGGCGACAGCCTCGTGCTCACGCTCGACCGGGGCATGCAGTTCGAGGCGGAGCGGGTCCTCGCCGAGCAGGTCGACGCCACCGGTGCCCTCGGGGGCATCGCCGTCGTGAGCCGGGTCGGCACCGGTGAGGTGCTGGCCATGGCCAACGTCGAAGCCACCCAGAACGACGACGGCAGCCGTGGCCCCGCGGTGCCCAGCAGCAACAACCGCGCCGTCACCGCCATGTTCGAGCCCGGGTCGGTCAACAAGGTGGTGACGATGGCGGCGGCCATCGAGGAGGGTGTGGTCGAGCCCGCCACCCGCTTCATGGTCCCCGACGGCCTCCAGGTCGCCGACCACCTCTTCACCGACCACGACCCGCACCCGCTGGTCAACTGGAGCGTCAACGACATCCTCACCCAGTCGTCCAACGTCGGGACGATCATGGTCGCCCAGGAGCTGGGGGCCGAGCGGCTCGACGAGTACATGCGCCGCTTCGGCTTCGGCCAGCCGACCGCGCTGGGGTTCCCCAACGAGGCCGCCGGCATCACCCTTCCGCTCGACGAGTGGTCGGGCACGTCCATCGGCAGCATCCCCATCGGCCAAGGCATCTCCGTCACCGCGCTCCAGATGATGAGCGCCTTCAACGTGGTCGCCAACGACGGCGTGTACGTGCCGCCTCGCCTGGTCCTCGCCCGCGTGGCCGAGGACGGCGCCCGACAGGGGATCGACGCACCCGAGCCCCACCGGGTCATCTCCACCAGCACGGCCCGCCAGCTGAGCACGATGATGATGTCGGTGGTCGACACCGGCACCGGTACGTCGGCGGCCATCCCCGGCTACCACGTGGCCGGCAAGACCGGGACCGCCCGCAAGCCGCAGGACACCGGTGGCTACGAGGACGCCGCGGGCAACTACCACTACGTCGCCACCTTCGCCGGGTTCGTCCCCGCCGAGGACCCCGAGCTCTCGATGATCGTCGTGCTCGACGAGCCGACGTCCTCGATCTACGGCGGTGAGGTGTCGGCGCCGGTGTTCGCACAGCTCGGCCAGTACGCGCTCGCCCGCTACGGCATCGCCCCGCCGGCGCAGCTCGCGCCCGTCTCCCTGCCCTCTGCCGCCGTCGACCCGAGCCAGGACGGCCTCGGGACGCCCGTGCCGTGA
- a CDS encoding DUF3040 domain-containing protein, whose translation MPLSEDEQRILFEIEQKLTESDPALAREVGSTTIYTHAFRNMKWATLTFILGVVLMIATLSQSFLFAFGGFLVMLASALWFERNARKLGRVGLEQMTRSERSAGFKDYLGSTSQRMRDRFRRED comes from the coding sequence GTGCCGCTTTCCGAGGACGAACAGAGGATCCTGTTCGAGATCGAGCAGAAGCTCACCGAGAGCGACCCGGCCCTCGCCCGCGAGGTCGGATCGACCACGATCTACACCCACGCCTTCCGCAACATGAAGTGGGCCACGCTCACCTTCATCCTGGGCGTGGTCCTGATGATTGCCACGCTGTCGCAGTCGTTCCTGTTCGCCTTCGGGGGCTTCCTCGTGATGTTGGCGAGCGCGCTCTGGTTCGAGCGCAACGCCCGCAAGCTCGGGCGGGTCGGGCTCGAGCAGATGACGCGCTCCGAGCGCTCTGCCGGGTTCAAGGACTACCTGGGCTCGACGAGTCAGCGCATGCGCGACCGCTTCCGCCGCGAGGACTGA
- a CDS encoding UDP-N-acetylmuramoyl-L-alanyl-D-glutamate--2,6-diaminopimelate ligase, protein MELARLTTLLNGAILDGARLVGAGDGDGEVDVTGVAHDSRAVAPGDLFCCVRGEHADGHDHAAAAVGAGAVALLCERRLDLPIPQVVVPDARAAMGPAAAAVHGNPSEHLVVIGVTGTNGKTTTVHLLSSILEHAGRRAEVIGTLTGARTTPEAPELQRRFADFLAAGVEAVAMEVSSHALALHRVDGTRFRAAVFTNLSAEHLDFHATMEEYFQAKARLFTPELADAAVVNVDDPRGRLLRDAAIIPTRGFSLDEVDDLEVGHTSSRFRWRDQHVTVPLGGRFNVANALAAAETAITLGIEPAVAAEGLATAGPVPGRFEAVDAGQDFGVVVDYAHTPDGLERLLDTARELVGEGRLLLVFGCGGDRDTAKRPLMGEVAGRLADQVVLTSDNPRSEDPATIISEVRSGFDDDRTLLVEPDRRRAIAMALETADPGDLVVIAGKGHETTQTIGETTLPFDDRVVARELLS, encoded by the coding sequence GTGGAACTCGCCCGCCTGACCACTCTCCTGAACGGCGCCATCCTCGACGGCGCTCGCCTCGTCGGCGCCGGCGACGGTGACGGCGAGGTGGACGTGACCGGCGTGGCCCACGACAGCCGGGCCGTGGCCCCTGGCGACCTCTTCTGCTGCGTGCGGGGGGAGCACGCCGACGGTCACGACCACGCCGCCGCCGCCGTGGGAGCCGGTGCGGTGGCCCTGCTCTGCGAGCGCCGGCTCGACCTGCCGATCCCGCAGGTGGTGGTGCCCGACGCCCGCGCGGCCATGGGCCCGGCCGCCGCCGCGGTGCACGGCAACCCGTCCGAGCACCTCGTCGTGATCGGGGTGACGGGGACGAACGGCAAGACCACCACGGTCCACCTGCTCTCGTCGATCCTCGAGCACGCCGGGCGTCGGGCCGAGGTCATCGGGACCCTCACCGGGGCCCGGACCACGCCCGAGGCGCCCGAGCTCCAGCGACGCTTCGCCGACTTCCTCGCCGCGGGGGTCGAAGCGGTCGCCATGGAGGTCTCCTCGCACGCCCTCGCCCTGCACCGGGTCGACGGCACCCGCTTCCGGGCGGCCGTGTTCACCAACCTCAGCGCCGAGCACCTGGACTTCCACGCCACCATGGAGGAGTACTTCCAGGCCAAGGCCCGTCTGTTCACCCCCGAGCTGGCCGACGCCGCAGTCGTCAACGTCGACGACCCGCGGGGTCGGCTGCTCCGGGACGCGGCCATCATCCCCACCCGGGGCTTCAGCCTGGACGAGGTCGACGACCTCGAGGTGGGCCACACGTCGAGCCGCTTCCGCTGGCGCGACCAGCACGTCACCGTCCCCCTCGGCGGCCGCTTCAACGTGGCCAACGCCCTCGCCGCCGCCGAGACCGCGATCACCCTGGGCATCGAACCGGCGGTGGCGGCCGAAGGGCTCGCCACCGCCGGGCCGGTGCCCGGCCGGTTCGAGGCGGTCGACGCAGGGCAGGACTTCGGCGTCGTGGTCGACTACGCCCACACCCCCGACGGCCTCGAGCGCCTGCTCGACACCGCCCGCGAGCTGGTGGGGGAGGGACGCCTCCTGCTGGTGTTCGGCTGCGGCGGTGACCGCGACACGGCCAAGCGGCCCCTGATGGGGGAGGTCGCCGGTCGCCTGGCCGACCAGGTCGTCCTCACGTCGGATAACCCCCGCAGCGAGGACCCAGCGACCATCATCTCCGAGGTGAGATCAGGATTCGACGACGACCGCACGCTCCTCGTGGAGCCCGACCGGCGCCGGGCCATCGCCATGGCCCTCGAGACGGCCGATCCCGGTGACCTCGTGGTGATCGCGGGCAAGGGCCACGAGACCACCCAGACCATCGGGGAGACGACGCTCCCGTTCGACGATCGCGTCGTGGCCCGGGAGCTGCTGTCGTGA
- a CDS encoding ROK family protein produces the protein MSEATSLPVGALAVDIGGTKMAAGIVDGAGALRASARTATPTDDDPEAVFAPLATLVDDVLLEGRRLGVAVDVCGVGCGGPMARDGEEVSPLNIKGWRGFPLRRRLAEQSGLPTFVDNDAKALALGEGWRGAARGTDSFLAMVVSTGVGGGVVLEGRLLDGHSGNAGHIGHVIVEPDGHTCACGARGCLEAEASGTAIAAITGRPALEAPAEIRQRTGRLVGRAVASVANLLDLRLAVVAGSVALGFGAAFFEAAQAELDRCARLEFSLGARLSPAGLGADGPLVGAAAVGFAGLGHPVLGGHR, from the coding sequence GTGAGCGAAGCGACGTCCCTCCCGGTCGGGGCGCTGGCGGTGGACATCGGGGGGACGAAGATGGCCGCCGGCATCGTCGACGGGGCGGGCGCGCTGCGAGCGTCTGCTCGCACCGCCACGCCGACCGACGACGACCCCGAGGCCGTCTTCGCGCCCCTCGCGACCCTGGTCGACGACGTGCTCCTCGAGGGCCGCCGGCTCGGCGTCGCGGTCGACGTGTGCGGGGTCGGCTGCGGGGGACCGATGGCCCGTGACGGCGAGGAGGTGTCGCCTCTGAACATCAAGGGCTGGCGGGGCTTCCCCCTGCGGCGCCGACTCGCCGAGCAGTCGGGCCTGCCCACCTTCGTCGACAACGACGCCAAGGCCCTCGCCCTCGGGGAGGGCTGGCGGGGAGCGGCCCGAGGCACGGACTCGTTCCTCGCGATGGTCGTCTCCACCGGGGTGGGGGGTGGCGTGGTCCTCGAGGGCCGCCTCCTCGACGGCCACTCGGGCAACGCCGGCCACATCGGCCACGTGATCGTCGAGCCGGACGGGCACACCTGTGCCTGTGGGGCCCGGGGCTGCCTCGAGGCCGAGGCGTCGGGTACCGCGATCGCGGCCATCACCGGACGGCCGGCGCTGGAGGCCCCGGCCGAGATCCGGCAGCGCACGGGGCGCCTCGTCGGGCGGGCCGTGGCCTCCGTGGCCAACCTGCTCGATCTACGCCTGGCGGTGGTGGCGGGCTCGGTCGCCCTCGGCTTCGGGGCCGCCTTCTTCGAGGCGGCCCAGGCCGAGCTCGACCGCTGCGCCCGCCTCGAGTTCTCGCTCGGGGCGCGGCTCTCGCCGGCGGGTCTCGGCGCCGACGGGCCGCTCGTCGGGGCCGCGGCGGTGGGCTTCGCCGGCCTCGGTCACCCGGTGCTGGGAGGGCACCGATAG
- a CDS encoding transglutaminase domain-containing protein, which produces MSDERRPRLRVPAELALFAVTVAALVGLHPLFDTWSYLPRLLAIAAIAHLTVAVARAGGLRLPLAAVTSAGALVLTTAWLFAASTTWYGVPTGETWGTVSNELAEGWERFQEVVAPAEPTTGFLVATALAIWLVAFVADWAAFRLWAPFEAIVPSAGLVVFAAVLGAEGHAAVGGIAYLAAALVFLLLHRAYRQEATVRWVATGTGRGTRAILVTGSILAAAALVAGVLVAPRLPGADDAGLIALDGRGGDGGPRVTLSPLVDIRARLIDQRRTEVFSVRSAVPAYWRMTSLDRFDGQIWASGGTFGEADGELPNGVAPARASDEVTQEFTIEALAAIWLPAAYEPTSIDAEGLDLRWEPASSTLIVDQERPTSDGTRYRVVSAVPRLTPDELRGASEAPPDLLTHYTALPEGFSQTARAQAEQVVAGATTDYDRALALQDFFREGFEYSTDVPAGHGESAIDAFLARRVGFCEQFAGTFAAMARSVGIPARVAVGFTPGQRDPADLGRFIVRGENAHAWPEVYLSGFGWVAFEPTPGRGAPGAESYTGVREDQATPSGDEITLHSSASTATTQAPAPVTRPVPTPEVAPTTAPSGGSSSPWPGRLAAAMAVVLGAAVLYLVGAVGALAVRRARWRWRARRGPDERTRVAWLEAADALAVAGLVPDPAETPLEFSARAARRVDAGREAHRSLALAATAADYADGGVSTATAEQAERDARTVVSGVRLRTPWTRRAARRLGWRTHPRTAWSPVGGGGDQSSRRKRSRMR; this is translated from the coding sequence GTGAGCGACGAGCGCCGTCCGCGGCTGAGGGTGCCCGCCGAGCTGGCGCTCTTCGCGGTGACCGTGGCCGCCCTCGTCGGCCTGCACCCCCTCTTCGACACCTGGTCCTACCTCCCCCGCCTCCTGGCCATCGCGGCCATCGCCCACCTCACGGTGGCGGTGGCCCGCGCCGGCGGGCTCCGGCTGCCGCTCGCCGCCGTGACCAGCGCCGGGGCGCTCGTCCTCACGACGGCGTGGCTCTTCGCGGCGTCGACCACCTGGTACGGCGTGCCGACGGGCGAGACGTGGGGCACGGTGTCGAACGAGCTGGCGGAGGGGTGGGAGCGCTTCCAGGAGGTCGTGGCGCCGGCCGAGCCCACGACCGGGTTCCTCGTGGCCACCGCCCTCGCGATCTGGCTGGTGGCCTTCGTGGCCGACTGGGCGGCCTTCCGCCTGTGGGCTCCCTTCGAGGCCATCGTGCCCTCGGCGGGGCTGGTGGTGTTCGCCGCCGTGCTCGGCGCCGAGGGCCACGCCGCGGTCGGCGGCATCGCCTACCTGGCCGCGGCCCTCGTGTTCCTCCTCCTGCACCGGGCGTACCGACAGGAGGCGACCGTGCGCTGGGTGGCCACGGGCACCGGTCGGGGCACCCGGGCGATCCTCGTCACCGGCAGCATCCTGGCCGCCGCCGCCCTGGTGGCAGGCGTGCTGGTCGCCCCCAGGCTGCCGGGCGCCGACGACGCCGGCCTCATCGCCCTCGACGGCCGTGGGGGTGACGGCGGGCCGCGGGTCACCCTCAGCCCGCTCGTGGACATCCGGGCCCGGCTGATCGACCAGCGCCGCACCGAGGTCTTCAGCGTGCGCAGCGCGGTCCCGGCCTACTGGCGGATGACCTCCCTCGACCGCTTCGACGGCCAGATCTGGGCCTCGGGGGGCACCTTCGGGGAGGCGGACGGCGAGCTCCCCAACGGCGTGGCGCCGGCGCGGGCCTCGGACGAGGTGACGCAGGAGTTCACCATCGAGGCCCTGGCGGCGATCTGGCTGCCGGCGGCGTACGAGCCGACGTCCATCGACGCCGAGGGCCTCGACCTCCGCTGGGAGCCGGCGTCGTCCACCCTCATCGTCGATCAGGAGCGACCCACCTCCGACGGGACCAGGTACCGGGTGGTGTCCGCCGTCCCCCGTCTCACGCCCGACGAGCTGCGGGGCGCCTCGGAGGCGCCACCCGACCTCCTCACCCACTACACGGCGCTCCCGGAGGGTTTCAGCCAGACCGCACGAGCGCAGGCCGAACAGGTGGTCGCCGGCGCGACCACCGACTACGACCGCGCCTTGGCCCTGCAGGACTTCTTCCGTGAGGGCTTCGAGTACAGCACCGACGTCCCCGCCGGCCACGGCGAGAGCGCGATCGACGCGTTCCTGGCGCGGCGGGTCGGCTTCTGCGAGCAGTTCGCCGGGACGTTCGCGGCGATGGCCCGATCGGTCGGCATCCCCGCGAGGGTGGCCGTCGGCTTCACCCCCGGCCAGCGCGACCCCGCCGACCTCGGGCGCTTCATCGTGCGGGGCGAGAACGCGCACGCGTGGCCCGAGGTGTACCTGTCGGGCTTCGGCTGGGTGGCCTTCGAGCCGACGCCGGGTCGCGGGGCGCCCGGAGCGGAGAGCTACACCGGGGTGCGCGAGGACCAGGCCACCCCGAGCGGCGACGAGATCACCCTCCACTCATCGGCCAGCACCGCGACGACCCAGGCCCCTGCGCCCGTGACCCGGCCCGTGCCGACGCCCGAGGTGGCGCCCACGACCGCTCCGTCGGGCGGGTCGAGCTCACCCTGGCCGGGTCGGCTCGCGGCGGCGATGGCCGTCGTGCTCGGAGCCGCCGTCCTCTATCTGGTGGGTGCGGTGGGCGCCCTGGCCGTCCGCCGGGCGCGCTGGCGGTGGCGGGCCCGGCGCGGACCGGACGAGCGCACCCGGGTGGCCTGGCTCGAGGCCGCCGACGCGCTCGCCGTCGCCGGCCTCGTCCCCGACCCTGCGGAGACCCCCCTCGAGTTCTCGGCCCGCGCCGCTCGACGTGTCGACGCGGGGCGCGAGGCGCACCGCTCGCTCGCCCTGGCCGCCACCGCCGCCGACTACGCCGACGGTGGGGTGTCGACCGCCACGGCCGAGCAGGCCGAGCGAGATGCCCGGACGGTGGTCAGCGGCGTTCGCCTTCGCACGCCGTGGACCCGCCGCGCGGCCCGTCGGCTGGGTTGGCGAACCCACCCACGGACGGCTTGGTCACCGGTGGGTGGCGGCGGGGATCAGTCCTCGCGGCGGAAGCGGTCGCGCATGCGCTGA
- the rsmH gene encoding 16S rRNA (cytosine(1402)-N(4))-methyltransferase RsmH, whose translation MAEFAHTPVMVDEVVELFGPVPAGVFVDATVGGGGHAEAILTAHDHLSLLGLDRDEDALAASSERLAGFGDRVTLRHTRFDHLAEEVHALGLEQVSGVLCDLGVSSPQLDRADRGFSYRSEAPLDMRMDRTQERTVAELVNTWTEADLATLLRDAGGERYARAIARAIVANRPIERTDELAEVIREAIPAPARRRGGDPARRSFQALRIGVNDELDILEGTLDQAIDLLRPAGRAAVLAYHSGEDVIVKRCFRSAATGDCTCPPQLPCGCGARPSVRLLKQGAWKPSAAEVAANRRAESARLRAVEKLPQEEA comes from the coding sequence ATGGCCGAGTTCGCCCACACCCCGGTGATGGTCGACGAGGTGGTCGAGCTGTTCGGCCCCGTGCCCGCGGGCGTCTTCGTCGACGCCACCGTCGGGGGAGGAGGCCACGCCGAGGCCATCCTCACCGCCCACGACCACCTGTCGCTGCTCGGCCTCGACCGCGACGAGGACGCCCTCGCGGCATCCTCCGAGCGCCTGGCCGGCTTCGGCGACCGGGTGACGCTGCGCCACACCCGCTTCGACCACCTGGCCGAGGAGGTGCACGCCCTCGGCCTCGAGCAGGTCTCGGGCGTGCTGTGCGACCTCGGCGTCAGCTCGCCCCAACTCGACCGGGCCGACCGCGGCTTCAGCTACCGGTCCGAGGCCCCCTTGGACATGCGCATGGACCGCACCCAGGAGCGCACGGTCGCCGAGCTCGTCAACACCTGGACCGAGGCCGACCTCGCCACCCTGCTGCGTGACGCCGGGGGTGAGCGCTACGCCCGGGCCATCGCCCGCGCCATCGTGGCCAACCGTCCCATCGAGCGCACCGACGAACTCGCCGAGGTCATCCGCGAGGCCATCCCGGCCCCCGCCCGTCGCCGCGGGGGTGACCCGGCCCGCCGCAGCTTTCAGGCCCTGCGCATCGGGGTGAACGACGAGCTGGACATCCTCGAGGGCACCCTCGACCAGGCCATCGACCTGCTCCGCCCCGCCGGTCGTGCCGCGGTGCTCGCCTACCACTCCGGCGAGGACGTGATCGTGAAGCGCTGCTTCCGGTCCGCCGCCACCGGCGACTGCACCTGCCCGCCCCAGCTGCCGTGCGGCTGCGGGGCCCGTCCCTCCGTGCGCCTGCTGAAGCAGGGCGCATGGAAGCCCTCAGCGGCCGAGGTGGCCGCCAACCGTCGTGCCGAGAGCGCCCGCCTGCGCGCCGTCGAGAAGCTCCCCCAGGAGGAAGCATGA
- a CDS encoding HNH endonuclease, which yields MAPSLVLNASYEPLSVVPSRRAAVLVLSEKADLLHDTGEALRAEHVSIPVPSVIRLRSFVKVPFHRRAPLNRRAVFVRDHHRCQYCGGRAESIDHVVPRSRGGEHRWENVVAACRPCNSRKGDRFLAETAMVLTRRPSAPLEHTWVLVSVGHLPEHWAPYLRVAPALAAAGA from the coding sequence ATGGCCCCCTCGCTGGTGCTGAACGCGTCGTACGAGCCCCTCTCGGTCGTCCCGAGTCGGCGCGCCGCGGTCCTGGTGCTCTCCGAGAAGGCCGACCTGCTCCACGACACCGGTGAGGCACTTCGGGCCGAGCACGTCTCGATCCCGGTGCCCTCGGTCATCCGCCTGCGTAGCTTCGTGAAGGTCCCGTTCCACCGGCGGGCCCCCCTCAACCGGCGCGCCGTGTTCGTGCGCGACCACCATCGCTGCCAGTACTGCGGTGGCCGCGCCGAGAGCATCGACCACGTGGTGCCCCGGAGCCGTGGCGGCGAGCACCGGTGGGAGAACGTCGTCGCGGCGTGCCGGCCCTGCAACAGCCGCAAGGGCGACCGTTTCCTGGCCGAGACCGCGATGGTGCTCACGCGGCGCCCGTCCGCACCGCTCGAGCACACCTGGGTCCTCGTGTCGGTCGGCCACCTGCCGGAGCACTGGGCGCCCTACCTGCGCGTCGCGCCGGCCCTCGCCGCCGCGGGGGCATGA
- a CDS encoding DUF58 domain-containing protein yields MLTRTGWLAAAGAAGLLLVGRLIAIDEAFVAGATIAVLVVLAALGVALVRIRLDVARDLHPARVHAGTSSSVDLEVRNRGRRRTPVLTLVDRVSGTRGAHLAVAPLEREAATGASYELPTERRGLLEVGPLEVLVTDPFGLAQARVQVSGVTTLTVYPAVDEVAPVPMSSGTDPHAGRDQRSNLSPAGEEFFALREYVVGDDLRRVHWASTARRDHLLVRQDELPWQGRATIFLDTRSGYRPAEAIEPAVRAAASLVHAGRRRNQQLRLVTADGTDSGFTGSHAQVEAVMERLAVVTSSDHHDLAPAIGRLARVAGGTLVLLVPADVAPDDLARLRRLQARYGRIIPVLFEASSWDPSAAAAPVRTHAGGGVRVRDDRPFALAWEEHVNRRAVVAGR; encoded by the coding sequence GTGCTCACCCGCACCGGCTGGCTCGCCGCCGCGGGTGCGGCCGGGCTCCTGCTCGTCGGCCGGCTCATCGCCATCGACGAGGCCTTCGTCGCCGGCGCCACCATCGCCGTGCTCGTGGTGCTGGCCGCCCTCGGCGTCGCCCTCGTACGGATCCGCCTCGACGTCGCTCGGGACCTCCACCCCGCCCGGGTGCACGCCGGCACGTCCAGCAGCGTGGACCTCGAGGTCCGCAACCGCGGTCGTCGCCGGACACCGGTGCTCACCCTGGTCGACCGCGTGTCCGGCACCCGCGGTGCCCACCTCGCCGTCGCGCCACTCGAGCGCGAGGCGGCGACCGGAGCCTCCTACGAGCTGCCGACCGAGCGGCGGGGCCTCCTCGAGGTGGGTCCGCTCGAGGTGTTGGTCACCGACCCCTTCGGCCTCGCCCAGGCCAGGGTGCAGGTAAGCGGGGTGACGACCCTGACCGTGTATCCCGCGGTCGACGAGGTCGCACCGGTGCCGATGTCGTCGGGCACCGATCCGCACGCCGGCCGGGACCAGCGGAGCAACCTGTCCCCTGCCGGTGAGGAGTTCTTCGCCCTGCGCGAGTACGTCGTGGGTGACGACCTCCGCCGGGTCCATTGGGCCTCGACCGCCCGTCGGGACCACCTCCTGGTGCGCCAGGACGAGCTGCCGTGGCAGGGCCGCGCCACCATCTTCCTCGACACCCGGTCCGGGTACCGGCCCGCCGAGGCCATCGAGCCGGCGGTGCGCGCCGCGGCCTCGCTCGTGCACGCCGGCCGCCGGCGCAACCAGCAGCTCCGACTCGTCACCGCCGACGGCACCGACTCGGGCTTCACCGGCTCCCACGCCCAGGTCGAGGCCGTCATGGAGCGCCTGGCGGTGGTGACCTCGTCCGACCACCACGATCTCGCACCAGCCATCGGTCGCCTCGCCCGCGTCGCGGGTGGCACCCTGGTCCTGCTCGTGCCCGCCGACGTCGCACCGGACGACCTCGCGCGGCTGCGCCGGCTCCAGGCCCGGTACGGGCGGATCATCCCGGTGCTGTTCGAGGCGTCGTCGTGGGACCCCTCGGCCGCGGCGGCACCCGTCCGCACCCACGCCGGCGGCGGTGTGCGCGTCCGCGATGACCGACCGTTCGCGCTGGCCTGGGAGGAGCACGTCAACCGTCGCGCCGTGGTGGCCGGCCGGTGA